A part of Candidatus Dormiibacterota bacterium genomic DNA contains:
- a CDS encoding enoyl-CoA hydratase family protein, whose protein sequence is MTAFRGSAAPPQSWNHFGFAVDDGIATLTFDRPQKLNALTFEVYADLRDLLTDLPQREDVRVLVITGTGRGFSSGGDVTEIIGELQKLDPRDLLAFTRMTGTVTQRMRDCPLPIIASVNGVAAGAGAVIALAADLRLLARSATFSFLFTRVGLSGGDMGSAYLLPRLIGLGRASELLLLGEQVTADRALAVGLANAVVDDSELSAATTEVARRLAQGPALAYAATKMLISKQLDMNLGAALELDSMTQALLMKSVDHAEFYAAFREGRQPNWTGR, encoded by the coding sequence ATGACAGCGTTCCGTGGGTCGGCGGCCCCGCCACAATCGTGGAACCACTTCGGCTTCGCCGTCGACGACGGGATCGCCACGCTCACCTTCGACCGTCCGCAGAAACTGAATGCTCTGACCTTCGAGGTCTATGCGGATCTCCGCGACCTGCTGACCGATCTCCCGCAGCGCGAGGACGTCCGGGTGCTGGTCATCACCGGCACGGGCCGCGGTTTCAGCTCCGGTGGCGACGTCACCGAGATCATCGGCGAGCTCCAGAAGCTGGATCCGCGCGACTTACTGGCCTTCACCCGCATGACCGGAACCGTCACCCAGCGAATGCGCGACTGCCCGCTTCCGATCATCGCCTCGGTCAACGGGGTCGCGGCCGGGGCCGGCGCGGTGATCGCGCTCGCCGCCGACCTTCGCCTCCTCGCCCGCTCGGCCACGTTCTCGTTTCTGTTTACGAGAGTCGGGCTATCGGGTGGCGACATGGGCTCCGCCTACCTGCTCCCGCGGTTGATCGGCCTGGGCCGCGCCAGCGAGCTGCTCTTACTCGGCGAGCAGGTGACCGCCGACCGGGCCCTCGCCGTCGGGCTCGCCAACGCCGTGGTGGACGATAGCGAGCTCAGCGCGGCCACGACCGAGGTGGCCCGGAGGCTCGCGCAAGGCCCGGCGCTGGCCTACGCCGCGACCAAGATGCTGATCTCGAAACAACTGGACATGAACCTCGGCGCCGCGCTCGAGCTGGACAGCATGACCCAGGCGCTGCTGATGAAGAGCGTCGACCATGCGGAGTTTTACGCGGCATTCCGCGAAGGGCGGCAACCGAATTGGACCGGCCGATAG
- a CDS encoding cupredoxin family copper-binding protein: protein MCRCSSALGNSLAKVTRSPAISPHHTVVTSAGINLQLIFSTEAPMEPKLLAIVAVCVLTACGTQATSQSSPPPSLSAAAASSTPSPTASPTPVDTPAPTPQPVVSTPRPTPAPTPRPTAPPMMAAVVNIMSFAFTPSSLSVRAGTRVTFMNRDVVTHTVTANGGLFNSGDLAPGRSFAFTFMARGSFAYHCRIHPSMTGTIIVTV, encoded by the coding sequence ATGTGCAGGTGCAGCTCGGCCTTGGGCAACTCTCTGGCGAAGGTCACGAGGTCGCCAGCCATTTCCCCGCATCATACGGTCGTAACGTCCGCGGGTATCAACCTCCAACTGATTTTCTCGACGGAGGCGCCCATGGAACCAAAGCTATTGGCAATCGTCGCGGTATGCGTGCTCACAGCCTGCGGCACGCAGGCGACGAGCCAATCTTCTCCGCCACCATCTCTATCCGCGGCAGCCGCGAGCTCAACGCCGTCGCCGACCGCTTCGCCGACACCCGTCGACACGCCGGCGCCGACGCCGCAGCCGGTGGTTTCAACACCGCGGCCGACGCCGGCTCCAACGCCGCGACCGACAGCGCCTCCGATGATGGCCGCTGTGGTCAACATCATGAGTTTCGCGTTCACACCGTCCAGCCTCAGCGTCCGTGCGGGAACCCGCGTCACGTTCATGAATCGTGATGTGGTCACCCACACTGTCACCGCAAACGGCGGCCTCTTCAATTCGGGAGATCTGGCACCGGGTCGGAGTTTCGCCTTCACGTTCATGGCCAGGGGCAGCTTCGCGTACCACTGCCGGATCCATCCGAGCATGACCGGAACGATCATCGTGACCGTCTAG
- a CDS encoding RidA family protein — MVAQTGRTVYLAGQTAQRPDGSLVAGTMAEQFDVAAGNVVLALEGAGARPKDLVSLQIFVTDVDEYRRQSKEIGQAYRRHFGRHYPAMALLEVRRLFDPKAMVELIGIAVTA; from the coding sequence GTGGTAGCCCAGACCGGCCGCACCGTCTACCTGGCTGGGCAGACAGCACAGCGGCCCGACGGGAGTCTCGTGGCCGGCACGATGGCCGAGCAATTCGACGTGGCCGCCGGCAACGTCGTGCTGGCCCTGGAGGGGGCCGGCGCTCGTCCGAAGGACCTGGTCAGCCTGCAGATCTTCGTGACGGACGTCGACGAATACCGGCGCCAGTCGAAGGAAATCGGGCAAGCCTATCGGCGGCATTTCGGCCGCCACTACCCGGCGATGGCGCTACTCGAGGTCCGCCGGCTCTTCGATCCCAAGGCCATGGTCGAGCTGATTGGGATCGCCGTCACCGCCTGA
- a CDS encoding 2-oxo-4-hydroxy-4-carboxy-5-ureidoimidazoline decarboxylase produces MTTIEEALEGSTPLAEKVRAGGPYHSTAEVIAGMRAIVPTLTEAEKVATLNAHPRIGADPRHLSHRSLQEQGASSVPELDRLNADYERRFGFRFVVFVNRRPKGQIVDVLQERLHRSREEEMEEGLRAIVAIAEDRLRS; encoded by the coding sequence ATGACGACGATCGAGGAAGCCCTCGAAGGGTCGACGCCACTGGCCGAGAAAGTTCGTGCCGGCGGCCCCTATCACTCGACAGCGGAGGTGATTGCAGGGATGCGCGCCATCGTGCCGACGCTGACCGAGGCGGAAAAAGTGGCAACGCTCAATGCCCATCCACGGATCGGCGCGGACCCGCGCCACCTCTCGCACCGTTCGCTCCAGGAGCAGGGTGCCAGTTCGGTCCCAGAGCTAGACCGACTCAACGCGGATTACGAGCGGCGCTTCGGGTTCCGCTTCGTCGTCTTCGTCAATCGCCGCCCGAAGGGTCAGATCGTCGACGTGCTGCAGGAGCGTCTGCACCGATCGCGCGAGGAAGAGATGGAGGAGGGCCTGCGCGCCATCGTGGCCATCGCCGAGGACCGGTTGCGCTCGTGA
- a CDS encoding adenosine deaminase, whose translation MAGDLVTFARELPKAELHLHIEGTLEPELMLELARRNGIQLPYASVQEVRRAYVFSDLQSFLDIYYAGCRVLLTEQDFYDLTWAYLQRAATQGVRHAEIFFDPQTHTDRGVPFETVITGIHRALQDSRARLNLTSGMILCFLRHLSAAAAMETLNAALPYREWILAVGLDSSEVDHPPAKFKDVYDRAREAGLLAVAHAGEEGPPAYVWEALDVLKARRIDHGVRCVEDDRLVGRLVEEQIPLTVCPLSNVKLRVFPNLRAHNLKRLLDRGLLVTVNSDDPAYFGGYVADNLAASVVALGLSREQQLTLARNSFVASFLKEDERRPYLDEVDRFAAQPSVKTIS comes from the coding sequence ATGGCTGGCGACCTCGTGACCTTCGCCAGAGAGTTGCCCAAGGCCGAGCTGCACCTGCACATCGAAGGCACGCTCGAACCGGAGCTGATGCTCGAGTTGGCGCGGCGCAACGGTATTCAGCTGCCCTACGCCTCGGTGCAGGAGGTCCGCCGCGCCTACGTCTTCAGCGACCTCCAATCGTTTCTGGACATCTATTACGCGGGCTGCCGCGTCCTCCTGACGGAGCAGGATTTCTACGACCTGACCTGGGCCTACCTCCAGCGGGCGGCCACCCAGGGCGTGCGCCATGCCGAGATCTTCTTCGATCCGCAAACCCACACCGATCGAGGCGTGCCGTTCGAAACGGTGATCACCGGCATCCATCGCGCGCTGCAGGACAGCCGCGCTCGGCTCAACCTCACGAGCGGGATGATCCTCTGCTTCCTGCGGCACCTGAGCGCCGCGGCGGCGATGGAAACGCTGAACGCGGCGCTGCCCTACCGCGAATGGATCCTGGCCGTTGGTCTCGACTCGTCGGAGGTCGACCATCCACCCGCGAAATTCAAGGATGTTTATGACCGCGCTCGCGAGGCCGGCCTGCTGGCGGTCGCGCACGCGGGCGAGGAAGGACCGCCGGCGTACGTGTGGGAGGCGCTCGACGTCCTGAAGGCGCGACGGATCGACCACGGGGTGCGATGTGTCGAGGACGACCGATTGGTCGGCCGCCTGGTCGAGGAGCAGATTCCGCTGACGGTTTGCCCGCTCTCCAATGTGAAGCTACGGGTCTTTCCGAACTTGAGGGCCCACAATCTCAAGCGGCTACTGGACCGTGGTTTGCTGGTGACAGTCAATTCCGATGACCCCGCCTATTTCGGCGGCTACGTGGCGGACAACCTCGCGGCCTCCGTTGTGGCCCTTGGTCTCAGCCGCGAACAGCAGCTGACGTTGGCGAGGAATTCGTTCGTTGCGTCATTTCTCAAAGAGGATGAGCGACGCCCCTACCTCGACGAGGTCGATCGGTTCGCCGCTCAGCCCTCGGTGAAGACGATCTCCTGA
- a CDS encoding acyl-CoA dehydrogenase family protein — MARKLAPVAASGEEGRVNRRLIHDLAEGGLLPRLFPQRAGGTREGDVSAIDLCVVREALARESTASENAIAIQTLGAYPIVLAGSEEQAGRYAAPVARGEAVAAFALTEPEAGTDAGALALRAERDDKGYRLSGTKVFISNAPDADVYTIFARTTPGAGTKGITAFIVNGDAKGLSGSTLHLLSAHPIGRLELDGVFVSEQQVLGEVDRGFKLAMRTLDLFRPSVGASAIGMAQAALDAAVGHASTRQAFGRAIKEFQAVSHQLAEMATRLEAARALVYSAAEAYDRGDQHVARRSAMAKLFATETAQQVIDVAIQVHGAVALERGHLLEHLYREVRAPRIYEGTSEIQREIIARDLFRARSEPRVT, encoded by the coding sequence ATGGCCCGGAAACTCGCGCCGGTCGCTGCCTCTGGGGAGGAGGGACGGGTCAATCGGCGCCTTATCCACGACCTGGCAGAGGGAGGATTGTTGCCGCGGCTGTTTCCGCAACGTGCCGGCGGGACGCGCGAGGGCGACGTTTCCGCCATCGATCTCTGCGTCGTTCGCGAGGCACTGGCCCGGGAATCGACTGCGTCCGAGAACGCCATTGCAATTCAGACCCTGGGCGCCTATCCCATCGTGCTGGCCGGCTCCGAGGAGCAAGCCGGACGGTACGCGGCACCGGTGGCGCGCGGCGAGGCCGTCGCCGCCTTCGCGCTGACCGAGCCTGAGGCCGGGACCGACGCCGGAGCGCTTGCGCTGCGTGCGGAGCGTGACGACAAAGGCTATCGGCTGTCAGGCACCAAGGTTTTCATCTCGAACGCGCCGGATGCGGACGTCTACACGATCTTTGCCAGGACCACGCCCGGGGCGGGAACGAAGGGGATCACGGCCTTCATCGTGAATGGCGACGCGAAGGGGCTGAGTGGATCCACGCTTCACCTGCTCTCGGCCCACCCGATCGGCCGGCTCGAGCTGGATGGCGTGTTCGTGTCGGAGCAGCAGGTCCTGGGCGAGGTCGACCGGGGCTTCAAGCTGGCGATGCGGACCCTCGACTTATTCCGGCCGAGCGTGGGTGCTTCCGCCATCGGGATGGCGCAGGCCGCACTCGACGCCGCCGTCGGGCATGCCTCCACCAGGCAGGCCTTTGGGCGAGCCATCAAAGAGTTCCAGGCCGTTTCCCATCAACTCGCCGAGATGGCCACCCGCCTCGAGGCGGCCCGGGCACTGGTGTACTCGGCCGCGGAGGCGTATGACCGAGGAGACCAGCATGTGGCGCGGCGCTCGGCCATGGCGAAGCTATTTGCCACCGAGACCGCGCAGCAGGTGATCGACGTCGCGATCCAGGTGCATGGCGCGGTCGCCCTCGAACGTGGGCACCTGCTCGAACACCTCTACCGTGAAGTCCGCGCACCTCGCATCTACGAGGGGACGTCGGAGATCCAGCGGGAGATCATCGCCCGGGACCTCTTTCGAGCCCGCAGCGAACCGCGCGTCACTTAA
- a CDS encoding FAD-dependent monooxygenase — translation MRYAVLGGGPSGLYFALLAKKANPSDEVLVVERNPPDATFGWGVVFSEETLGALRDADYETYTEIGENFARWNAIDIYYQDTKVRSRGHVFTGISRKVLLNILQRRCRALGVRLEFEHEVRDLGEFEGADLIVGADGINGLVRRTYAEFFKAQLAVHPTKYVWFGSDLPLDAFTFIFRRNHHGLFQVHAYPFDARTCTFIVECPEEAWRRAGLESASEADSIAYCEALFQPELHGRRLMSNRSLWVNFATLRQESWHHGNVVLLGDAAHTAHFSIGSGTKLAMEDSIALVDALRRHRDPAAALNDYEMERQPVVERFQEAALESSSYFEHVSRYTRFDPRQFAFNLLTRSRRITYINLTQRDPELVRTVDSWFAAAASGSPDGAFRLSPPPMFTPFRIGELTIPNRVAVAAGSDLEAAARLGAGLVITEFVSVTEDGRITPETPLIDRAQQDNLRSAVERIHQAGSRVALQLGHAGRRGSMRPRSQGVDRPLRHGGWRLMAASPIAYTPHAALPKAMTGRDIEHVVKVFALAAKVAAGCGLDALELNFAQGYLVAGFISPLTNRRSDEYGGSLENRMRFPIQVLDAVRVAWERPLLIRISASDWADGGLTPDESVEIGAMLKAHGGDLVHAVMGQTVWESRPDYRRLFAVPASDRIRNEAGIPTIASGNITTADDVNTILAAGRADLCVLELSASG, via the coding sequence GTGCGCTACGCCGTTCTCGGCGGCGGACCCTCAGGACTTTACTTCGCGCTGCTGGCGAAAAAGGCCAACCCGAGCGACGAGGTCCTGGTGGTGGAGCGCAATCCACCCGACGCCACCTTCGGGTGGGGAGTGGTCTTTTCCGAGGAAACGCTTGGAGCGCTACGGGATGCCGACTACGAGACCTATACCGAGATCGGCGAGAACTTCGCTCGCTGGAATGCGATTGATATCTATTACCAGGACACGAAGGTCCGTTCACGCGGGCATGTCTTTACCGGGATCTCGCGCAAGGTGCTGCTCAATATCCTTCAGCGGCGCTGCCGGGCGCTCGGGGTACGGCTCGAGTTCGAGCACGAGGTCCGCGATCTCGGCGAGTTCGAGGGCGCCGATCTCATCGTCGGCGCGGATGGCATCAATGGCCTCGTTCGCCGGACCTACGCGGAGTTCTTCAAGGCACAACTTGCCGTGCATCCGACGAAATACGTGTGGTTTGGAAGCGATCTTCCGCTCGACGCCTTCACCTTCATCTTCCGTCGCAACCATCACGGCCTGTTCCAGGTCCACGCCTATCCCTTCGATGCCCGCACCTGCACCTTCATCGTGGAGTGCCCGGAGGAAGCCTGGCGCCGTGCCGGCCTGGAATCGGCGAGTGAGGCCGACAGCATCGCCTACTGCGAAGCCCTTTTCCAACCGGAGCTCCATGGGCGGCGTCTGATGTCGAACCGCTCGCTCTGGGTCAACTTCGCCACGCTGCGCCAGGAAAGCTGGCACCACGGCAACGTCGTGCTGCTCGGTGACGCCGCCCACACCGCTCACTTTTCTATCGGGTCCGGCACCAAGCTGGCGATGGAGGACAGCATTGCGCTGGTTGATGCGTTGCGCCGGCATCGCGACCCCGCCGCGGCCCTCAACGACTACGAGATGGAGCGCCAGCCGGTGGTCGAGCGGTTCCAGGAGGCCGCGCTCGAAAGTTCCAGCTATTTCGAGCATGTCTCGCGCTATACGCGCTTCGACCCACGGCAGTTCGCCTTCAACCTGCTGACTCGTAGTCGGCGGATTACCTACATCAACCTGACACAGCGCGACCCGGAGCTGGTGCGCACCGTGGATTCCTGGTTCGCCGCCGCCGCGAGCGGGTCGCCAGACGGTGCTTTCCGGCTGAGCCCGCCCCCAATGTTCACACCGTTCCGCATCGGAGAACTGACCATCCCCAATCGTGTGGCGGTCGCCGCGGGGTCGGACCTCGAGGCAGCCGCTCGCCTGGGGGCGGGCCTGGTGATCACCGAGTTCGTGAGCGTGACCGAGGACGGCCGCATCACACCTGAGACGCCGCTGATCGACCGGGCCCAGCAGGACAATCTGCGATCGGCGGTCGAGCGGATACACCAGGCCGGTAGTCGCGTAGCGCTACAGCTCGGTCATGCCGGCCGCCGGGGCTCGATGCGGCCACGCTCGCAGGGTGTCGACCGGCCGCTACGTCACGGCGGGTGGCGACTGATGGCGGCCTCGCCCATCGCGTACACGCCTCACGCTGCGCTGCCGAAGGCGATGACGGGGCGCGACATCGAACATGTGGTGAAGGTCTTCGCCCTAGCGGCAAAGGTGGCAGCCGGCTGCGGTCTCGATGCATTGGAGCTGAACTTCGCGCAGGGATATCTCGTCGCCGGGTTCATCTCGCCGCTCACCAATCGGCGCAGCGACGAATACGGCGGTTCGCTCGAGAACCGCATGCGCTTTCCCATCCAGGTCCTCGACGCGGTCCGCGTGGCCTGGGAGCGCCCGCTTTTGATACGGATCTCAGCCAGCGACTGGGCCGATGGCGGGTTGACCCCGGATGAATCGGTTGAAATCGGTGCGATGCTGAAAGCCCATGGTGGCGACCTGGTCCACGCGGTGATGGGTCAAACCGTCTGGGAGAGCCGCCCCGACTACCGGCGCCTCTTCGCGGTCCCGGCCAGCGACCGCATCCGAAACGAGGCGGGCATCCCGACGATCGCTTCCGGCAACATCACGACCGCCGATGACGTCAACACCATTCTGGCAGCCGGTCGCGCCGACCTCTGCGTCCTGGAGCTGTCGGCTTCCGGGTAA
- a CDS encoding DUF5655 domain-containing protein: MTEHLAGKSPEVVALYRRFATMVRSCGPVTVVPEKTRIAFQVRMSFAAVMLKRRWLDGHVVLARRLEDPRFRAIQTISPGNHVHQFRIETPDQLDDRVSQWLREAYAVGEQRHLRARRGLASSASPLHASID, translated from the coding sequence TTGACCGAGCATCTCGCCGGGAAATCGCCCGAGGTGGTCGCGCTCTACCGACGCTTCGCGACGATGGTGCGAAGCTGCGGGCCGGTGACCGTTGTCCCGGAAAAGACCCGGATTGCGTTCCAGGTTCGAATGAGCTTCGCGGCCGTGATGCTCAAGCGACGGTGGCTCGACGGCCACGTGGTCCTCGCCCGCCGCTTGGAAGACCCGCGCTTTCGCGCCATCCAGACGATCTCGCCCGGAAACCATGTCCACCAGTTCCGGATCGAAACGCCGGATCAACTCGACGATCGGGTCAGCCAGTGGCTACGCGAGGCCTACGCCGTCGGCGAGCAGCGACATCTGCGAGCGAGAAGAGGGCTTGCCTCGAGCGCAAGCCCTCTCCATGCGTCGATCGACTAG
- a CDS encoding DUF3830 family protein has product MLEITVGSLRFTARWETDAAPKTCAAFRRLLPLRAQLVQARWSGESAWIPLGDLQTGLVYEHHTSYPAAGQLLLYPGGISETEVLFPYGSTSFASKAGPLAGNHFATIETGRELLAELGRRVLYEGAQEIVFTEG; this is encoded by the coding sequence ATGCTTGAGATCACCGTCGGCTCCCTGCGGTTCACGGCGCGCTGGGAGACTGACGCCGCGCCCAAGACGTGTGCCGCCTTCCGGCGCCTGTTGCCGCTGCGCGCCCAGCTGGTACAGGCGCGTTGGAGCGGCGAGTCGGCGTGGATTCCACTGGGAGACCTGCAGACCGGGCTGGTCTACGAACACCACACCAGCTATCCCGCCGCGGGACAGCTGCTTCTGTATCCCGGCGGGATCAGCGAGACCGAGGTCCTCTTCCCCTACGGTTCGACCAGCTTCGCTAGCAAGGCGGGACCCCTTGCTGGCAACCACTTCGCGACCATCGAGACAGGGCGCGAACTGCTCGCCGAACTCGGCCGGCGCGTTCTCTACGAGGGCGCTCAGGAGATCGTCTTCACCGAGGGCTGA
- a CDS encoding LLM class flavin-dependent oxidoreductase — protein sequence MNIGVGLPTSTSGIGAELLFEWAKRADAGPFSTLGVVDRVAYQNYEPFTALAAAAAVTSRVRLATMVAIAPLRNTAILAKQAASLDALSGGRLTLGLAVGARGEDYAASGIDSRGRGRRFGEQLEAIRDIWEEGKIGPTPKAPGPRMLVGGSSGEALARMARYGDGYMHGGGPPRAFAGAAAKALTAWSDLGRPGKPQLWGMGYFALGDGTVQAGAEYLRHYYAFTGPFAEKIAAGNLTSPGAIADFIRGYEDAGCDELVLFPTVFNLEQIERLAEVIR from the coding sequence ATGAACATCGGGGTCGGCCTGCCGACCTCCACGTCGGGAATCGGCGCCGAGCTCCTCTTCGAGTGGGCGAAGCGGGCGGACGCCGGTCCGTTCAGCACTCTGGGGGTGGTGGACCGCGTCGCCTACCAGAACTACGAGCCCTTCACCGCGCTGGCGGCAGCGGCTGCGGTAACCAGTCGAGTCCGGCTGGCCACCATGGTCGCGATCGCGCCGCTTCGTAATACGGCCATCCTCGCCAAGCAGGCCGCCTCGCTGGATGCGCTCTCGGGTGGGCGGCTCACCCTTGGCCTGGCGGTTGGTGCCCGCGGCGAGGATTACGCGGCCTCCGGCATCGACAGCCGCGGACGTGGTCGCCGCTTTGGCGAGCAGTTGGAAGCCATCCGCGACATCTGGGAAGAGGGGAAGATCGGGCCAACGCCGAAGGCGCCCGGTCCCCGCATGCTGGTCGGCGGTTCCAGCGGCGAGGCGTTGGCCCGGATGGCGCGCTACGGAGATGGTTACATGCATGGAGGCGGACCGCCACGCGCTTTTGCCGGCGCCGCAGCCAAAGCGCTTACCGCCTGGTCCGATCTGGGCCGGCCGGGAAAGCCTCAGTTGTGGGGGATGGGTTATTTCGCGCTCGGCGATGGGACCGTGCAGGCCGGCGCCGAGTATCTCCGGCATTACTACGCCTTCACGGGACCGTTTGCCGAGAAGATCGCGGCGGGAAACCTGACATCGCCCGGCGCCATCGCCGACTTCATCCGGGGTTACGAAGACGCGGGCTGCGATGAGCTGGTGCTGTTCCCCACGGTGTTCAACCTCGAGCAGATCGAGCGCCTGGCCGAGGTGATCCGCTAG
- the pucL gene encoding urate oxidase, which produces MKADIRYGKHNVSFYRTHQVRGLLAGRVSIDVFGDNFLPAYTEGDNREVVATDTMKNFVYAMALEYPGATHEGFAAFLGRRLLTTYPQMQWLRLFVQEIPFAKHSPKLLSPLEDDYGSVELEIGRDGLRALRCGRRNLRLVKLTGSAFKDFARDAYTTLPEVADRPLFIYLDVHWRYGRAEDGVMDGPAHIASEAVRDAVTATFDGFVSMSIQHLVHEMGIRLLDQFSGMAEVTFEAQNRLWDTSKVSEADPATRVFSDPKPAHGFIGLTLRRDA; this is translated from the coding sequence GTGAAAGCCGACATCCGCTACGGCAAGCACAACGTTTCCTTCTACCGGACGCACCAGGTCCGTGGGCTGCTGGCCGGCCGGGTCAGCATCGACGTCTTCGGCGACAATTTCCTGCCGGCCTACACCGAGGGCGATAACCGCGAGGTGGTCGCGACCGACACCATGAAGAACTTCGTGTATGCCATGGCGCTCGAGTACCCGGGCGCGACCCACGAGGGCTTCGCCGCCTTCCTCGGCCGCCGCCTCCTTACGACCTATCCGCAGATGCAATGGCTGCGCCTCTTCGTCCAGGAGATTCCTTTTGCCAAACACAGCCCGAAACTGCTGAGCCCACTGGAGGATGATTACGGGTCAGTGGAGCTGGAAATCGGACGAGACGGGCTGCGTGCGCTCCGCTGCGGCCGGCGCAACCTCCGGCTGGTCAAGCTGACGGGCAGCGCCTTCAAGGATTTTGCTCGCGACGCCTACACGACCTTGCCGGAAGTCGCGGACCGGCCGCTCTTCATCTACCTCGATGTGCACTGGCGCTACGGCCGCGCCGAAGACGGCGTCATGGACGGCCCCGCCCACATCGCCTCGGAGGCAGTGCGCGATGCGGTGACCGCGACCTTCGATGGGTTCGTCAGCATGTCGATCCAGCACCTGGTGCACGAAATGGGGATTCGCCTCCTCGACCAATTCAGCGGGATGGCCGAGGTCACCTTCGAGGCGCAGAACCGCCTTTGGGACACCTCGAAGGTCTCCGAGGCGGACCCCGCGACTCGAGTCTTCAGCGATCCAAAGCCCGCGCACGGCTTTATCGGACTTACCCTTAGGCGCGATGCTTGA
- a CDS encoding CHRD domain-containing protein translates to MRRLLAIASVLVVSVFTTASATASRQGPAIANLTGTQEVITTGTSTPGTSLASGLATFRLSEDGQALRYRLSVSHLTGAFAAHIHLNGAGVNGPVVVFLFNSAQPTGEVNGLLSQGTIRATDFVGPLFGHPFSELLTDIRNGDAYVNVHTLPNHPGGEIRGRVLANAGEDGGFAAHLTGTQEVITTSTSAPGTSLATGMATFQLSEDGHALRYRLTVSHLTGAFAAHIHLNGAGVNGPVVVPLFNSAVPTGEVNGLLSQGTITAASLVGPLFGHPFSELLTDIRSGDAYVNVHTLPSHPGGEIRGQVVSGDEGFKASLTGTGEVITSGSSTPGTSLATGHAIFWMDENGRAVHFRLEVHNITGVFASHIHLNGSGVNGPVVVFLFSSATPTGTVNGLLSQGTFTAADFKGPLAGHPLAELLTDIRSGDAYVNVHTLPNHPGGEIRGQIIMRADQEGD, encoded by the coding sequence ATGAGGCGACTTTTGGCGATCGCCAGTGTGCTCGTTGTTTCCGTATTCACGACGGCTTCGGCTACGGCTTCGCGGCAGGGTCCGGCGATTGCCAACCTCACTGGGACCCAGGAGGTCATTACGACCGGGACGTCGACGCCGGGAACCTCGCTGGCGAGCGGCCTCGCTACGTTCCGGCTCAGTGAAGACGGGCAGGCCCTTCGGTATCGCCTGAGCGTCTCCCACTTGACCGGGGCCTTCGCGGCGCACATCCACCTGAACGGCGCCGGGGTCAATGGTCCAGTGGTTGTCTTCCTTTTCAATTCCGCCCAGCCAACAGGCGAAGTGAATGGTCTCCTCTCACAGGGGACGATCCGGGCTACCGACTTCGTCGGCCCATTGTTCGGCCATCCATTTTCAGAGCTCCTTACGGATATCCGCAACGGTGACGCGTACGTCAACGTCCATACGCTGCCCAACCACCCGGGCGGCGAGATCCGCGGACGGGTGCTTGCAAACGCCGGCGAAGACGGTGGCTTCGCCGCGCACCTGACCGGAACGCAAGAAGTCATCACGACCAGCACGTCCGCACCGGGGACGTCCCTGGCAACTGGTATGGCGACCTTCCAGCTCAGTGAAGATGGGCACGCGCTCCGCTACCGCTTGACGGTGTCCCACCTGACCGGGGCCTTCGCGGCGCACATCCACCTCAACGGCGCCGGGGTCAACGGGCCCGTCGTGGTCCCCCTCTTCAATTCGGCTGTGCCGACGGGCGAGGTCAACGGCCTGCTCTCACAGGGGACCATCACTGCAGCTAGCCTGGTGGGGCCGCTCTTTGGCCATCCGTTCTCGGAGCTCCTGACCGACATTCGCAGCGGCGATGCCTACGTCAACGTGCATACCCTGCCCAGCCATCCGGGCGGTGAGATCCGAGGGCAAGTGGTTTCGGGAGACGAAGGGTTCAAGGCGTCGCTCACGGGCACTGGCGAGGTCATCACCAGCGGCTCGTCGACACCGGGCACCTCGCTGGCCACCGGACACGCCATCTTCTGGATGGACGAAAACGGACGTGCCGTGCATTTCCGGCTGGAGGTCCACAACATCACCGGTGTCTTCGCATCGCACATCCACCTGAACGGTTCCGGCGTGAACGGTCCGGTTGTCGTTTTCCTCTTTAGCTCGGCCACGCCAACCGGAACGGTCAACGGTCTCCTGTCGCAGGGCACGTTTACGGCTGCGGACTTTAAGGGACCGCTCGCCGGCCATCCACTCGCAGAGCTCCTTACCGATATCCGAAGCGGTGACGCGTACGTGAACGTCCACACGCTGCCGAATCACCCGGGTGGCGAGATCCGTGGCCAGATCATCATGCGGGCGGATCAAGAGGGCGACTAG